A window of Pseudophryne corroboree isolate aPseCor3 chromosome 1, aPseCor3.hap2, whole genome shotgun sequence genomic DNA:
gggatgccagatgatgttgttgtgcgtagatacaggctgccaccacatctaatcctagacactctctccataatagagagtgatctggagtcttcaattcggtatcctacagcaataccaccattgacacaattccttgctgtgttacattttgtggccacagggtcatttcagcatgttgttggagacctggttggcatgtcgcagggccagtttagtaaggtcctgcggcgtgtcagccaggctttcataaagcgtgtgaagcaatttattgctatgcctctggatgatggtgccctagatgtggtgaagcggcaatttgaggaaggtggtagtcgcttcccacatgttattggggttgtggatggcacacatgtagctattgtgccaccaagacataatgaagaaatttatagaaacaggaaactgtttcattctctgaatgtaatggttgtttgtgggccatccctccagatcctttccctgaatgccaagtttcccggaaactcgcatgatgcttatgtcattagacaatcagggatatggcacagattaagatcaagtcaacgagcagacatgtggttattgggtgagttggccaacataatttcctgccattttttatcaattttaggaatattctctttctaattttttcttctcctcaaacaggagaccgtggatatccttgcaccccctggctcatgactccttaccgtaatcccaggccaggaccacagacggcatttaactccgcgcttactgccactagacagctggtggagcgcacaattggggtccttaaaggccgttttcgtgtgctccactgcactggtggcgacatcatgtattcgccggagatggcaagtaaaatagtggtcctgtgcgctatactacataacatcgcggtaaggagtagcgtagagcttcctcagacagaggaattgccagatgaggagccaggggttgtccgtcgattcggtggggggagtgtttcacggaggggaagccaagtcagggcaagcattgttgaagaatatttcaggtatagtgtttttggaTTTACTTTTCGAAATTATTACAAAACACTGTATGCTTATGCTCATTTTGTTCCGATGTAATTTGGGTTGCTATTGTAAGCTCATTGTGTAATTATTCGGGTGTGTGGGAATATCtaattatgttttttaaaaataaccttaaacaggttaagcttacaatgttttttttttaatctaataatgtgatgttgctaaatagtgtccttatttgttttctttcatctaatcctgtttttaatgaaaaaaacacaaacaaatgaaactcaatgttggccactttgtgactgtgcagctgaattatcacacaaaatgtggtgagtacacagagtgttttttttttttttttttccaaagtgtgtgtgtgtgtctgtgtttgtgtgggtgttttCGTTGGGGGTTGTGTGTaaattttttgtttaatttttcctCTTCCGCAACTGTGTATTTCCGCTCG
This region includes:
- the LOC134990935 gene encoding putative nuclease HARBI1, with product MPDDVVVRRYRLPPHLILDTLSIIESDLESSIRYPTAIPPLTQFLAVLHFVATGSFQHVVGDLVGMSQGQFSKVLRRVSQAFIKRVKQFIAMPLDDGALDVVKRQFEEGGSRFPHVIGVVDGTHVAIVPPRHNEEIYRNRKLFHSLNVMVVCGPSLQILSLNAKFPGNSHDAYVIRQSGIWHRLRSSQRADMWLLGDRGYPCTPWLMTPYRNPRPGPQTAFNSALTATRQLVERTIGVLKGRFRVLHCTGGDIMYSPEMASKIVVLCAILHNIAVRSSVELPQTEELPDEEPGVVRRFGGGSVSRRGSQVRASIVEEYFS